Proteins from a single region of Scylla paramamosain isolate STU-SP2022 chromosome 35, ASM3559412v1, whole genome shotgun sequence:
- the LOC135090455 gene encoding uncharacterized protein LOC135090455, whose protein sequence is MCSIVKKEVAKAKEKAYEELYEKLDTKEGEKDLYRLARWRDKYGRDVQHVKMIKDADGNILTREDNILERWKEYFEDLMNIENERERRTEDLNQEVPRISREEMRKALRRMKGGLEEAYDRVPREELWYCMKCSGVAEKYAKVVKDMYENNVTAVRCAAGMTEGFEVESTGDCGGSGTEWVEEDGSSDM, encoded by the exons ATGTGTAGCAtagtgaagaaggaagtggcAAAGGCGAAAGAAAAGGCATATGAAGAGTTATATGAGAAGTTAGATactaaggaaggggagaaagacctCTACCGACTGGCCAGATGGAGAGACAAATATGGGAGGGATGTGCAGCATGTTAAAATGATAAAGGATGCAGACGGAAATATACTGACAAGGGAAGATAATATattagaaagatggaaggagtattTTGAGGATCTGATGAACATcgaaaatgaaagggagagaagaacggAAGACTTAAATCAGGAAGTGCCAAGGATCAgtagagaagagatgaggaaggctttgaggaggatgaagggag GTCTAGAAGAGGCTTACGATCGGGTGCCGAGAGAAGAGCTGTGGTATTGCATGAAGTGCTCGGGAGTGGCAGAGAAGTATGCGAAGGTGGTGAAGGACATGTACGAAAACAACGTAACAGCAGTAAGGTGTGCTGCAGGAATGACAGAGGGTTTCGAAGTGGAG AGTACTGGAGACTGTGGTGGAAGCGGGACGGAATGGGTGGAGGAAGACGGCAGCAGTGACATGTGA